The segment AATGTTTAAACGGCACCACCTGCTGTGGCAGCCCTTCAAAAAGATTAAGATAAGAGTAGGTAAAACTGTTGAGGAACAGCTGTTGATCAAAACTAAGGGAATCAAAGGAGACTTTTAATTCGTCCTGCCCTTCCACCGCAGTGGTCTGATCGCTGCAACACGGATCCACTTCAAGGGAGCAGCTATCTCCGTCAGAATGGGAGTGCATTTCCATGCCACAGCTTTCCGCTTCCGAGAAGATTGCAAGATCCATCAGCATTTTTCCACAAAAGTGCTTGTCAACTGTAAACGAAGTAGTTGAAGCAAACACCAGAATGGCCATACTAAAGGAAACAATATTGTGAAACGCCTTTTTCATGAAGCACAAAGTTAAAAATTTTTATTTATTATAAGTGCTTCATTTCTTTCACTTTCATGGAAAAAACATTAAAACTTTTGAATTGCAAAGACTGAAAGTGATGTGTAGTAGTTTTGGTTAAAATAAAAGTGAACAACGCAGGAAAATCAGACGCAACTAACCCAATTTTGACTCTTATATAACATTTCTCGATAATTCTCGATGGATCCTAAAATAATTGGGTAGAGGTAAAATAAAAAGAAGGACAATAACATAAAAGATACTGCTCGAATCTCAAAGAATGTTTTTAGCTTCAAATGAATCTTAAGCTGCCATTTTTCCACAGTTTTCCGCACATTGTCTGCACTTCTCTGCACATTGTTGGCATACTTCGCTATCAAATTTGGCACATTGATCGGCACAGGCTTTACAAAGATCGGCGCAAATGGCGCAAACACGGCTTGATTAATCGGACTGGCTGGCTAGTAATTGCACACAGACCGTACATAGAGCAATACATTTTAAGCAAAACTGATGGCACTTTTTCCTATCCGGTTCCCATAGGTGCTGGTCCAAATAATTAGT is part of the Antarcticibacterium sp. 1MA-6-2 genome and harbors:
- a CDS encoding HYC_CC_PP family protein, yielding MKKAFHNIVSFSMAILVFASTTSFTVDKHFCGKMLMDLAIFSEAESCGMEMHSHSDGDSCSLEVDPCCSDQTTAVEGQDELKVSFDSLSFDQQLFLNSFTYSYLNLFEGLPQQVVPFKHYTPPILVTDIQILDQVFLI